A single window of Solanum dulcamara chromosome 5, daSolDulc1.2, whole genome shotgun sequence DNA harbors:
- the LOC129890248 gene encoding granule-bound starch synthase 1, chloroplastic/amyloplastic, whose translation MASITASHFVSRSSNVQTSVDTKPNLSQIGLRNHTVTHNGLRAVYKLDMLQSRNVTAKISGKQGSRTETKRPGSGTIVCGKGMNLIFVGTEVGPWSKTGGLGDVLGGLPPALAARGHRVMTISPRYDQYKDAWDTSVAVEVKVGDSIEIVRFFHCYKRGVDRVFVDHPMFLEKVWGKTASKIYGPKAGLDYLDNELRFSLLCQAALEAPRVLNLNCSKYFSGPYGEDVFFIANDWHTALIPCYLKSMYQSRGMYLNAKVAFCIHNIAYQGRFAFSDFPLLNLPDEFRGSFDFIDGYEKPVKGRKINWMKAGILESHRVVTVSPYYAQELVSAADKGVELDNVLRKTCITGIVNGMDTQEWNPATDKYTDVKYDIATVMDAKPLLKEALQAAVGLPVDRKIPLIGFIGRLEEQKGSDILVAAIHKFIALDVQIVVLGTGKKKFEKEIEQLEVLYPNKAKGVAKFNVPLAHMITAGADFMLVPSRFEPCGLIQLHAMRYGTVPICASTGGLVDTVKEGYTGFHMGAFNVECDVVDPADVLKIVTTIARALAVYGTLAFAEMIKNCMSEELSWKEPAKKWETLLLGLGAAGSEPGVEGEEIAPLAKENVATP comes from the exons ATGGCAAGCATAACAGCTTCACACTTTGTGTCAAGAAGCTCAAATGTCCAAACTTCAGTAGACACCAAACCAAACTTGTCACAGATAGGACTCAGGAACCATACTGTGACTCACAATGGGTTGAGGGCTGTTTACAAGCTTGATATGCTCCAATCAAGAAATGTAACAGCCAAGATATCCGGAAAACAGGGATCCAGAACTGAGACCAAGAGGCCTGGATCAGGTACCATTGTTTGTGGAAAGGGAATGAACTTGATCTTTGTGGGAACTGAGGTGGGTCCTTGGAGCAAAACTGGTGGACTAGGTGATGTTCTTGGTGGACTACCACCAGCCCTCGCA GCCCGTGGACATCGGGTAATGACAATATCCCCCCGTTATGACCAATACAAAGATGCTTGGGATACTAGCGTGGCGGTTGAG GTCAAAGTTGGAGACAGCATTGAAATTGTCCGTTTCTTTCACTGCTATAAACGTGGGGTTGATCGTGTGTTTGTTGACCACCCAATGTTTTTGGAGAAA GTTTGGGGCAAAACTGCTTCAAAAATCTATGGCCCCAAAGCTGGACTAGATTATTTGGACAATGAACTTAGGTTCAGCTTGTTGTGTCAA GCAGCCCTAGAGGCACCTAGAGTTCTGAATTTGAACTGCAGCAAATACTTCTCAGGACCATATG GAGAGGATGTTTTCTTCATTGCCAATGATTGGCACACAGCTCTCATTCCCTGCTACTTGAAGTCAATGTACCAGTCAAGAGGAATGTATTTGAATGCCAAG GTCGCTTTCTGCATCCATAACATTGCCTACCAAGGCCGATTTGCTTTCTCTGACTTCCCTCTTCTCAATCTTCCTGATGAATTCAGGGGTTCTTTTGATTTCATTGATGG ATATGAAAAGCCTGTTAAGGGGAGGAAAATCAACTGGATGAAGGCTGGGATATTAGAATCACATAGGGTGGTTACAGTGAGCCCATACTATGCCCAAGAACTTGTCTCCGCTGCTGACAAGGGTGTTGAATTGGATAATGTCCTTCGTAAGACTTGCATAACTGGAATTGTGAATGGCATGGATACACAAGAGTGGAACCCAGCAACTGACAAATACACAGATGTCAAATATGATATAGCCACT GTCATGGACGCAAAACCTTTACTGAAGGAGGCTCTTCAAGCAGCAGTTGGCTTGCCTGTTGACAGGAAGATCCCTTTGATTGGCTTCATCGGCAGACTTGAGGAGCAGAAAGGTTCAGATATTCTTGTTGCTGCAATTCACAAGTTCATCGCATTGGATGTTCAAATAGTAGTCCTT GGAACTGGTAAAAAGAAGTTCGAGAAGGAGATTGAACAACTCGAAGTGTTGTACCCTAACAAAGCTAAAGGAGTGGCAAAATTCAATGTCCCTTTGGCTCACATGATCACTGCTGGTGCTGATTTTATGTTGGTTCCAAGCAGATTTGAACCTTGTGGTCTCATTCAGTTACATGCTATGCGATATGGAACA GTGCCAATCTGTGCCTCGACTGGTGGACTTGTTGACACTGTGAAAGAAGGCTATACTGGATTCCATATGGGAGCCTTCAATGTTGAA TGCGATGTTGTTGACCCAGCTGATGTGCTTAAGATAGTAACAACAATTGCTAGAGCTCTTGCAGTCTATGGCACCCTCGCGTTTGCTGAGATGATCAAAAATTGCATGTCAGAGGAGCTCTCCTGGAAG GAACCTGCCAAGAAATGGGAGACATTGCTATTGGGCTTAGGAGCTGCTGGCAGTGAACCTGGTGTTGAAGGGGAAGAAATCGCACCACTTGCCAAGGAAAATGTAGCCACTCCCTAA
- the LOC129890250 gene encoding uncharacterized protein LOC129890250, translated as MALVSALLEILQRPTFGEVILELGMFMAPIWIAVLVGVLVGWSWKPKWANLAIDSVPTTHVASSGMLLQNLSSGFSTLKLQVPSCISWIKESQSPPSISSSTSSSLHREGEKSVVTDADLHYLDGLVEEQDGGPAWIQMMDRSTPNMSYQAWRRDPETGPPQYRSRTVYEDATPEMLRDFFWDDEFRLKWDDMLIHAETLEECPTTGTMLVQWVRKFPFFCSDREYIIGRRIWESGRTYYCVTKGVPCSSVPRRNKPRRVDLYYSSWCIRAAESKRDGRMTACEVLLFHYEDMGIPWEIAKLGVRQGMWGAVRKIDPGLRAYQKHRASGDPISRCAFMAQVNTKVDIENLRSMGSRTNLSEIEPEDSPEKPAGRNIPRFLVVGGAIALACSLDRGLLTKAVIFGVARRFAGIGKRL; from the exons atggcTTTGGTATCGGCTTTGCTTGAGATTTTACAAAGACCAACTTTTGGGGAGGTAATATTAGAGCTGGGGATGTTTATGGCGCCCATCTGGATTGCTGTTCTTGTTGGGGTCTTGGTAGGATGGTCATGGAAGCCCAAGTGGGCCAATCTTGCCATTGATTCTGTACCTACAACACATGTTGCTTCTTCTGGGATGCTCCTCCAAAACTTATCTTCTGGGTTTTCAACTCTCAAATTGCAAGTTCCCAGCTGCATCTCTTGGATCAAGGAAAGTCAGTCCCCGCCATCCATTTCATCTTCTACCTCCAG TTCATTGCACCGGGAAGGCGAAAAATCAGTAGTAACAGATGCAGACCTTCATTACTTAGACGGATTGGTTGAAGAACAAGATGGAGGACCTGCTTGGATTCAGATGATGGATCGTTCTACCCCAAATATGTCCTATCAAGCTTGGCGTAGGGATCCCGAG ACTGGACCTCCACAATATCGTAGCAGAACTGTATATGAGGATGCCACTCCAGAAATGTTGAGAGATTTTTTCTGGGATGATGAATTTCGATTGAAGTGGGATGACATGCTTATACATGCTGAAACATTGGAAGAGTGTCCTACCACTGGAACCATGCTTGTTCAGTGGGTGCGCAAG TTTCCCTTCTTTTGCAGTGATAGAGAGTACATTATTGGCCGTCGAATTTGGGAGTCAGGGCGAACTTACTATTGCGTCACAAAA GGTGTACCATGCTCTTCTGTGCCCCGTCGCAACAAACCAAGACGTGTTGATCTCTACTATTCAAGTTGGTGCATTCGCGCAG CTGAATCCAAGAGAGATGGTCGGATGACTGCCTGTGAAGTGTTACTCTTTCATTATGAAGACATGGGTATACCTTGGGAAATTGCAAAACTCGGGGTTaggcaaggtatgtggggagcTGTGAGGAAGATTGACCCTGGTTTACGTGCATACCAGAAACATAGAGCGTCTGGAGACCCAATTTCACGATGTGCATTCATGGCGCAAGTCAACACCAAAGTTGATATTGAGAATCTCAGATCAATGGGGAGCAGAACCAATCTTTCTGAGATTGAGCCTGAGGATTCACCTGAGAAGCCTGCAGGGAGGAACATACCGAGGTTCTTAGTTGTTGGTGGGGCAATTGCCCTTGCTTGTAGTCTTGATCGTGGACTCCTGACAAAAGCAGTTATATTTGGAGTTGCTAGAAGGTTTGCAGGGATTGGGAAAAGGCTGTGA